A single region of the Caballeronia insecticola genome encodes:
- a CDS encoding acyltransferase family protein: MKNHVQELTGLRCVAVTMVVIGHAQHMIAGGYSGLLAPLRLISDGRLGVLIFFVLSGYLITGILNAEWKACGSIRLLPFYAKRALRIWPAFYSYLVIVALMSFAGLIDIDHRQVVVAALHLWNYSGIAGMSSLNAAHADGAWYLGHFWTLALEEQFYWFWPPLLFHILKRGNQRALVALIVLVPLVRIATYFAVPSLRGQLNMMLHTGIDPILVGCYVALNKDALKARVAALPWGPLIPSAMVLLLIFGVPPLQAKLGGLWHATYGTTIESAMVGFVIVVLISQKDFWFSRLLRTAPFVYVGTISFSLYLWQQLFSNAHSPVAYGFPLCVIEALVAASLSYYLIETPLLRIKDRFGARGRVADNVPLQAEASK; the protein is encoded by the coding sequence ATGAAAAATCATGTGCAAGAGCTGACGGGCCTGCGTTGCGTCGCGGTGACGATGGTCGTCATCGGTCATGCGCAGCACATGATCGCCGGCGGCTATAGCGGCTTGCTCGCGCCCTTGCGCCTCATTTCCGATGGGCGCCTCGGCGTGCTTATCTTCTTCGTGCTGAGCGGCTATCTGATCACGGGAATCCTGAATGCCGAGTGGAAGGCATGCGGTTCGATTCGTCTTCTGCCGTTCTATGCCAAGCGCGCGCTAAGAATCTGGCCCGCGTTCTATAGCTATCTCGTGATCGTCGCGCTGATGTCGTTTGCAGGTCTGATCGATATCGACCATCGGCAAGTCGTGGTCGCCGCGCTGCATCTATGGAATTATTCGGGCATCGCGGGCATGAGTTCGCTCAACGCAGCGCATGCGGATGGCGCGTGGTATCTCGGCCATTTCTGGACGCTCGCGCTCGAAGAACAGTTCTACTGGTTCTGGCCGCCGCTGCTGTTTCATATCCTCAAGCGCGGCAATCAGCGCGCGCTCGTCGCGTTGATCGTGCTCGTGCCGCTCGTCAGAATCGCGACTTACTTCGCCGTGCCGAGCCTGCGCGGTCAATTGAACATGATGCTGCATACCGGTATCGATCCGATCCTTGTCGGCTGCTATGTCGCGTTGAACAAAGATGCCCTCAAGGCGCGTGTCGCGGCGCTTCCTTGGGGACCGCTCATTCCCAGCGCGATGGTCCTCCTGCTCATCTTTGGCGTCCCGCCCTTGCAAGCGAAGCTGGGCGGACTCTGGCACGCGACCTATGGCACGACAATCGAATCGGCGATGGTCGGCTTCGTCATCGTCGTGCTCATTTCGCAGAAGGATTTCTGGTTCTCTCGGCTTCTGCGCACGGCGCCGTTCGTGTATGTGGGCACGATTTCCTTCAGCCTTTATCTGTGGCAACAACTCTTCAGCAACGCGCATTCGCCGGTTGCCTATGGCTTTCCGCTCTGCGTGATCGAAGCGCTCGTTGCGGCAAGCCTCAGCTATTACCTGATCGAAACACCGCTCCTGCGTATCAAGGATCGTTTCGGCGCGCGCGGCCGCGTGGCCGACAATGTGCCTTTGCAGGCGGAAGCATCTAAATAG
- a CDS encoding MarR family winged helix-turn-helix transcriptional regulator, with protein MSRAPAPSSRASDDYHFNEQVGHLLRRAYQRHVAIFQQAIPDSQLTAAQFVTLCAVRDQQGASLNDIAKITAIDQATIRGVVERLQTRGLITVARDATDGRKVTVTTTPEGDALTERTVPFAHDITEQTYGPLNPAERVALVYLLKKMIDAPDVV; from the coding sequence ATGTCCCGTGCCCCGGCTCCCTCTTCGCGCGCATCCGACGACTATCACTTCAACGAGCAAGTCGGTCACTTGTTGCGGCGCGCGTATCAGCGTCACGTTGCGATCTTTCAGCAAGCGATTCCCGATTCCCAACTGACCGCCGCGCAATTCGTCACGCTGTGCGCGGTGCGCGATCAGCAGGGCGCGTCGCTCAACGACATCGCGAAGATCACCGCGATCGATCAGGCGACGATACGCGGCGTGGTCGAACGTCTGCAAACGCGCGGGTTGATCACCGTGGCGCGCGATGCCACCGACGGACGCAAGGTCACGGTCACGACCACGCCCGAAGGCGATGCGCTGACCGAGCGTACCGTGCCGTTCGCGCATGACATCACGGAGCAGACTTACGGGCCGCTGAATCCGGCGGAACGTGTCGCGCTGGTTTATTTGCTCAAGAAAATGATCGACGCGCCCGACGTCGTCTGA
- a CDS encoding MarR family winged helix-turn-helix transcriptional regulator, with translation MNYMKTPLDPEPIEAIEAATQAYDVSEQIGHLLRKAYQRHLAIFSQTIGDPQLTAVQFAVLSASRRMGPSSMSDLGKATAIDGATVRGIIERLRGRALIELKTNLADRRKTTVELTDAGRDLVERATPAAQRVSELTMSDLNEVERVAALMLLRKLSASAPA, from the coding sequence ATGAACTATATGAAGACGCCGCTCGATCCTGAACCGATCGAAGCGATCGAAGCGGCTACGCAAGCGTATGACGTCTCCGAGCAAATCGGTCATTTGTTACGCAAGGCGTATCAGCGTCATCTCGCGATATTCAGCCAGACGATCGGCGATCCGCAACTCACCGCCGTGCAATTCGCGGTGTTGAGCGCGAGCCGGCGCATGGGACCATCGTCGATGAGCGATCTCGGCAAGGCGACCGCCATCGACGGGGCCACGGTGCGCGGCATCATCGAGCGATTGAGAGGGCGCGCGTTGATCGAACTGAAGACGAATCTCGCGGACCGCAGAAAGACGACGGTCGAACTGACCGACGCGGGCCGCGATCTCGTTGAACGCGCCACGCCCGCCGCGCAGCGCGTGAGCGAATTGACGATGAGCGATCTGAACGAAGTCGAGCGCGTGGCTGCACTCATGCTGCTGCGCAAGCTGAGCGCGTCTGCGCCGGCTTGA
- a CDS encoding c-type cytochrome — MNDMSDLRVCEIATLAACVIVDIDDDIATLAARMSLDAGVSWIAAGSMGAFVADEAQHAFDAARRLAAALAQPDAEASAIVTSRERLPHEKRYTWPLFDDALHACDVLARDDGTSIELRCATSDAQQLCAQLAHASGLPATRFAIRATSNIEDESFVATLAAVMLLHRTGRAVHVRGVMSARETKDVRMSLGASLDEAGHLNAWRYDADTGRSMHETSSEHTPNPYAVRDETLHTDDGFETIPHTAHAFARESFIDEIADARAIDPLQYRLAHLDPIDDAGARELIDTLADRASWTTKAKRAGNAKNLQGRGFAFDKRDDAYSAWIVDLDVNRATGDVAIQRVVAGSAKGRRSIGAIAGMSSARIAAAASKLIGVRLDAHAAHDETPRAQPLAHRIETTALQDTPATREAPSIDTSPAAAAIANALYDATGVRFRAPPFTPERVRDALNGASAPGNALPRRMRRTLRGAMAATGLGGLVALACTAWPLRAPIASIAKPDASTWSQATIARGRDVAAAGDCAVCHTAPGGAVNAGGLGLETPFGTVYTTNITPDEKTGIGNWSFAAFDRAMRQGISRDGHHLYPAFPYTSFAKISDADMTALYAYLMSQPAVESTPPQTRLPFPLNQRGLVAGWNALYLKQGEYVPDATRSALWNRGKYLVDGAGHCGACHSPRNAIGAEKGGRLYLTGGSAEGWMAPSLVANSKLPVRWTEQALFDYLRTGFSHEHGVAAGPMAPVVSHLATLPAEDVRAMAHYVASLSPVAVETRAPSQPDALRLHALDNGRRTFDAACAVCHAQTGGVGNFGVRPLLSLNTSVSDASPDNLLHVILHGIDAPATDELGYMPGFKDSFDDRQVAELAAYIRAEFAPREPAWSGLAQATARIRAAGH, encoded by the coding sequence ATGAACGATATGAGCGATCTGCGCGTGTGTGAGATAGCCACGCTTGCTGCATGCGTGATCGTCGATATCGATGATGATATCGCGACGCTTGCCGCGCGCATGTCGCTGGATGCGGGCGTGTCGTGGATTGCGGCGGGAAGCATGGGCGCGTTCGTCGCGGATGAAGCGCAGCATGCATTCGATGCGGCGCGGCGGCTCGCTGCGGCGCTCGCGCAACCGGACGCGGAGGCATCGGCCATCGTGACGTCGCGCGAACGCTTGCCGCACGAAAAGCGCTATACGTGGCCGCTTTTCGACGATGCGCTCCATGCATGCGACGTCCTCGCGCGCGACGATGGCACATCGATCGAACTACGTTGCGCCACTTCCGACGCGCAGCAGCTTTGCGCACAACTCGCTCATGCGTCGGGCTTGCCTGCCACGCGATTCGCAATACGTGCAACGTCGAATATCGAAGACGAGTCCTTCGTGGCGACGCTTGCGGCGGTCATGCTGCTGCATCGCACCGGACGCGCGGTGCATGTGCGCGGCGTGATGAGCGCGCGCGAAACGAAAGACGTGCGCATGAGTCTTGGCGCATCGCTCGACGAAGCCGGGCATCTGAATGCATGGCGCTACGACGCCGACACGGGCCGTTCGATGCACGAGACATCGAGCGAACATACGCCTAACCCTTACGCGGTGCGCGATGAAACGCTGCACACGGACGATGGCTTCGAAACGATTCCCCACACGGCGCACGCGTTCGCGCGCGAATCCTTCATCGATGAAATTGCCGATGCACGCGCAATCGATCCGCTGCAGTATCGCCTCGCGCATCTCGATCCGATAGACGATGCAGGCGCGCGCGAACTGATCGACACGCTGGCCGACCGCGCGTCGTGGACCACGAAAGCGAAACGCGCGGGCAACGCCAAAAACCTGCAAGGCCGAGGCTTCGCGTTCGACAAGCGCGACGACGCGTACAGCGCATGGATCGTCGATCTCGATGTGAACCGCGCAACCGGCGATGTCGCGATACAGCGCGTCGTCGCGGGAAGCGCGAAGGGACGGCGCAGCATCGGTGCAATTGCGGGCATGTCGTCGGCGCGTATCGCGGCGGCGGCATCGAAACTGATCGGCGTGCGGCTCGATGCGCACGCCGCGCACGATGAGACGCCGCGTGCGCAACCGCTTGCGCATCGCATCGAAACGACTGCGCTTCAAGACACGCCGGCCACGCGTGAAGCGCCGTCGATCGATACGTCGCCTGCCGCTGCGGCGATCGCCAATGCACTCTACGATGCAACCGGCGTGCGCTTCCGTGCGCCGCCGTTCACGCCGGAGCGCGTGCGTGACGCATTGAACGGCGCGAGCGCGCCAGGCAACGCGTTGCCGCGACGCATGCGCCGCACGCTGCGCGGCGCAATGGCGGCGACGGGTCTGGGCGGACTCGTCGCGCTTGCGTGCACGGCGTGGCCGCTGCGCGCACCGATCGCATCGATTGCAAAGCCCGATGCATCGACGTGGTCGCAGGCCACCATCGCACGCGGACGCGACGTCGCCGCCGCCGGCGATTGCGCGGTCTGCCACACGGCGCCGGGCGGCGCGGTCAACGCGGGCGGCCTCGGGCTGGAGACGCCATTCGGCACGGTCTACACGACGAACATCACGCCCGATGAGAAGACCGGCATCGGCAACTGGTCGTTCGCCGCGTTCGATCGCGCGATGCGGCAAGGCATTTCGCGCGACGGTCATCATCTGTATCCCGCGTTTCCATACACCTCGTTCGCGAAGATCAGCGACGCCGACATGACCGCGCTCTATGCGTATTTGATGTCGCAGCCCGCTGTCGAATCGACGCCGCCGCAGACGCGTCTGCCGTTTCCGTTGAATCAGCGCGGGCTCGTCGCGGGATGGAACGCGCTGTATCTGAAGCAGGGCGAGTATGTGCCCGATGCCACGCGTTCGGCGCTGTGGAATCGCGGCAAATATCTGGTCGATGGCGCGGGCCATTGCGGCGCTTGCCACTCGCCGCGCAACGCGATCGGCGCGGAAAAGGGCGGGCGGCTCTATCTCACGGGCGGCAGCGCGGAAGGCTGGATGGCGCCGTCGCTGGTCGCGAATTCGAAGTTGCCAGTGCGTTGGACCGAGCAGGCACTCTTCGACTATCTGCGCACGGGCTTCTCGCACGAGCACGGCGTGGCCGCGGGACCGATGGCGCCGGTCGTCTCGCATCTCGCGACGCTGCCCGCCGAAGACGTGCGCGCGATGGCGCACTACGTCGCGTCGTTGTCGCCCGTTGCCGTCGAGACGCGCGCGCCGTCTCAGCCCGATGCACTGCGCCTGCACGCGCTCGATAACGGACGGCGCACGTTCGATGCGGCCTGCGCGGTCTGTCATGCGCAGACGGGCGGTGTCGGCAATTTCGGCGTGCGGCCGCTCCTGTCGCTCAATACGAGCGTCAGCGATGCATCGCCGGATAACTTGCTGCATGTGATTCTGCACGGCATCGACGCGCCCGCCACCGATGAACTGGGTTATATGCCCGGCTTCAAGGATTCTTTCGACGACCGGCAAGTCGCGGAACTCGCCGCCTATATTCGCGCGGAGTTTGCGCCTCGCGAACCCGCATGGAGCGGGCTTGCGCAAGCCACGGCCCGAATCCGCGCTGCGGGGCATTAA
- a CDS encoding (2Fe-2S)-binding protein, with product MTEPVSNAQAVTLTVNGCTRTVVTERSTPLLYVLRNDFELNGPKYGCGLGQCGACTVLMNGGATRSCVVPVAAAIGRETTTLEGLGDIHAPHPIQRAFIDEQAAQCGYCLNGMIMSTKALLDRNPDPDDDAIKDALRFNLCRCGTHLEILAAVRRAAKYVRDEMRACTR from the coding sequence ATGACCGAGCCCGTATCGAACGCGCAGGCCGTGACGCTCACCGTCAACGGCTGCACGCGCACCGTCGTCACCGAACGCAGCACGCCGCTACTCTACGTGCTGCGCAACGACTTCGAGTTGAACGGCCCGAAGTACGGCTGCGGACTCGGACAATGCGGCGCGTGTACCGTGCTGATGAACGGCGGCGCGACGCGTTCGTGCGTGGTGCCGGTGGCCGCCGCCATCGGCCGCGAGACGACAACGCTCGAAGGCCTCGGCGATATCCACGCGCCGCATCCGATTCAGCGCGCGTTCATCGACGAGCAGGCGGCGCAATGCGGCTATTGCCTGAACGGCATGATCATGAGCACGAAGGCGCTGCTCGACCGCAATCCCGATCCCGACGACGATGCGATCAAGGATGCCTTGCGCTTCAACCTGTGCCGCTGCGGTACGCATCTGGAGATACTCGCGGCGGTGCGGCGCGCGGCGAAGTATGTGCGCGACGAAATGCGGGCGTGCACGCGATGA
- a CDS encoding FAD-dependent monooxygenase, with amino-acid sequence MKKPRIAIVGAGLGGTAAAALMQRAGYQVRLYEQAPAFSRLGAGIHLGPNVMKIMRRIGCEGALNEMGSHPDYWFSRDWKSGEAIAQIPLGDFAVKNYGASYLTVHRGDFHELMTQALEPGTIAFGKCLKQIEDTGDEVRLTFTDGTVETADIAIGADGVNSRIREHLLGAEPPRYTGYVAHRAVFPASRLGTDPFDLCVKWWSEDRHMMVYYVTSKRDEIYYVTGVPQAEWPQGQSVAPSSRDEMREAFAGYHPSVQKLIDATPEVTKWPLLERDPLPLWSRGRLVLLGDACHPMKPHMAQGAAMAIEDAAMLVRCLGETGANDYASAFALYEANRAERASKVQLVSHNNTWLRTNEDPAWVFAYDVFNEPLKAPKAKESTAVAA; translated from the coding sequence ATGAAAAAACCTCGTATTGCGATCGTTGGCGCGGGCCTGGGCGGCACGGCGGCAGCGGCGCTCATGCAGCGCGCGGGCTATCAGGTGCGCTTGTACGAACAGGCGCCCGCGTTCTCGCGTCTCGGCGCGGGCATTCATCTGGGTCCGAACGTGATGAAGATCATGCGGCGCATCGGTTGCGAGGGCGCGCTGAACGAAATGGGTTCGCATCCGGATTACTGGTTCAGCCGCGACTGGAAGAGCGGCGAGGCGATCGCGCAGATTCCGCTCGGCGACTTCGCGGTGAAGAACTACGGTGCGTCTTATTTGACGGTGCATCGCGGCGACTTCCACGAGTTGATGACGCAGGCGCTGGAGCCGGGCACCATCGCGTTCGGCAAGTGCCTGAAGCAGATCGAGGACACGGGCGACGAAGTGCGCCTCACGTTCACTGACGGCACGGTCGAAACCGCCGATATCGCTATCGGCGCGGATGGCGTGAACTCGCGTATCCGCGAACATTTGCTGGGTGCGGAGCCGCCGCGTTATACGGGTTACGTTGCACATCGCGCGGTGTTTCCGGCGTCGCGTCTCGGCACCGATCCGTTCGATCTGTGCGTGAAGTGGTGGTCCGAAGATCGTCACATGATGGTCTATTACGTGACGAGCAAGCGCGACGAAATCTACTACGTGACGGGCGTGCCGCAAGCCGAGTGGCCGCAAGGGCAGTCGGTTGCGCCGAGCAGCCGGGACGAAATGCGCGAGGCGTTCGCGGGCTATCATCCGTCGGTGCAGAAGCTGATCGACGCGACGCCCGAAGTCACGAAGTGGCCACTGCTCGAACGCGATCCTTTGCCGCTCTGGAGCCGTGGCCGTCTCGTGTTGCTCGGCGACGCATGCCATCCGATGAAGCCGCACATGGCGCAAGGCGCGGCGATGGCGATCGAAGATGCCGCGATGCTCGTGCGCTGTCTCGGCGAAACGGGCGCGAACGATTATGCTTCCGCGTTTGCGCTGTACGAGGCGAATCGCGCGGAACGTGCGTCGAAAGTGCAGCTCGTGTCGCACAACAATACGTGGCTGCGCACGAACGAAGATCCGGCCTGGGTGTTTGCCTACGACGTGTTCAACGAACCGCTGAAGGCGCCGAAGGCGAAGGAAAGCACGGCCGTCGCTGCTTGA
- a CDS encoding maleate cis-trans isomerase family protein has product MSKSFRIGQIVPSSNTTMETEIPAMLLARQTIRPERFTFHSSRMRMKKVVKEELAAMDAESDRCAVELSDARVDVLGYACLVAIMAMGRGYHRVSQARLTKHTAENGGAAPVITSAGALVDALKVMKAKRVVVVAPYMKPLTELVVDYIQNEGFEVIDYRALEIPDNLDVARHDPRNLPGIVQSMKYQDADVIVLSACVQMPSLPAVPKVEALTGKPVLTAAIATTYAMLRELDLEPVVPGAGALLSGAY; this is encoded by the coding sequence ATGAGCAAGAGCTTTCGCATCGGCCAGATCGTGCCGAGTTCCAACACGACGATGGAAACCGAGATTCCGGCGATGCTGCTCGCGCGGCAAACCATCCGCCCGGAGCGCTTCACGTTTCATTCGAGCCGCATGCGCATGAAGAAGGTCGTGAAGGAAGAACTCGCCGCAATGGACGCCGAGTCGGACCGCTGCGCCGTCGAACTGTCCGATGCGCGTGTCGATGTGCTCGGCTATGCGTGTCTCGTCGCGATCATGGCAATGGGGCGCGGCTATCACCGCGTGTCGCAGGCGCGTCTCACGAAGCACACCGCCGAGAACGGCGGCGCCGCGCCAGTGATCACGAGCGCGGGCGCGCTGGTCGATGCGCTCAAGGTGATGAAGGCGAAGCGCGTTGTGGTGGTGGCGCCTTATATGAAGCCGTTGACGGAACTGGTTGTCGATTACATCCAGAACGAAGGCTTCGAAGTGATCGACTATCGCGCGCTGGAAATTCCCGACAATCTCGATGTCGCGCGTCACGATCCGCGCAATCTGCCGGGCATCGTGCAATCGATGAAGTATCAGGACGCGGACGTCATCGTGCTCTCGGCCTGCGTGCAGATGCCGTCGTTGCCCGCAGTGCCGAAGGTCGAGGCGCTCACCGGCAAGCCGGTGCTGACCGCGGCCATCGCCACGACTTACGCAATGCTGCGCGAGCTCGATCTCGAACCGGTCGTGCCCGGCGCGGGCGCGCTTCTGTCCGGAGCCTATTGA
- a CDS encoding alpha/beta fold hydrolase, which translates to MPSTYLYGANVNANGIRQHYLRYGGNEGERAKRDAVILIPGITSPAVTWGFVAETLGRQFDTYVLDVRGRGLSEASTTLDYSLDAQAEDVRALAQALKLERYAFVGHSMGARIALRAARTQPRGLTRAVLIDPPVSGPGRRAYPSKLPWYVDSIALATKGIDAEGMRAFCPTWTEEQLRLRAQWLHTCDERAIRASFEGFHTDDIHADLPKLRVPALLMTAERGDVVRETDVAEMQTLAPELQHTRVPNAGHMIPWDNEAGFYAAFGDFLGARLV; encoded by the coding sequence ATGCCATCGACCTATCTTTACGGCGCGAACGTCAATGCGAACGGCATCCGCCAGCACTATTTGCGCTATGGCGGCAACGAAGGCGAACGGGCGAAGCGCGACGCCGTCATCCTGATTCCGGGCATCACGAGCCCGGCGGTGACGTGGGGCTTTGTCGCCGAGACGCTCGGCCGTCAGTTCGATACCTACGTGCTCGATGTGCGCGGCCGCGGTCTCTCCGAAGCATCGACTACGCTCGACTACAGCCTCGACGCGCAAGCCGAAGATGTGCGCGCGCTCGCTCAGGCACTGAAGCTCGAACGCTATGCATTCGTCGGCCACTCGATGGGCGCGCGCATCGCGCTCCGCGCCGCGCGCACGCAGCCGCGCGGCCTCACGCGCGCCGTGCTGATCGACCCGCCGGTGTCCGGTCCGGGCCGCCGTGCGTATCCGTCGAAGCTGCCGTGGTATGTCGATTCGATCGCGCTGGCCACGAAAGGCATCGACGCGGAAGGCATGCGCGCGTTCTGCCCGACGTGGACCGAAGAACAACTGCGTCTGCGCGCGCAATGGCTGCATACGTGCGACGAACGCGCGATCCGCGCGAGCTTCGAAGGCTTTCATACCGACGACATCCACGCCGACCTGCCGAAGCTGCGCGTGCCCGCGCTGCTGATGACGGCAGAACGCGGCGACGTCGTGCGCGAGACAGACGTCGCCGAAATGCAGACGCTCGCGCCGGAACTGCAACACACGCGTGTGCCGAACGCGGGCCACATGATTCCGTGGGACAACGAAGCCGGCTTCTATGCGGCCTTCGGCGATTTCCTCGGCGCGCGGCTGGTTTAA
- a CDS encoding M29 family metallopeptidase: MAISDYEMIDAWKRVLTLSKLQPGQTVTILTSASTHPQTLSTALVATQSMGAVVNRLDLLPVNGEKALSRDSLAYLGTTPLTGNHAAIAALKASDLVLDLMTLLFSPEQHDILKSGTKILLAVEPPEVLARLVPTEADRTRVRAAAKRIEGARRVSVKSKSGTDLVCPLGEFPAISEYGFVDEPGRWDHWPSGFVLTFPNEGATRGQIVIDRGDILLPQKRYVNDPITLTVENGYATQIEGGVDAALLRDYMESFNDPEGYAISHIGWGLQPRARWSTLGLYDREATIGMDARAFEGNFLFSLGPNNEAGGSRTTTCHIDIPLRHCDVMLDGDPVVLNGVVMDR, encoded by the coding sequence ATGGCCATCAGCGATTACGAAATGATCGACGCCTGGAAACGCGTGCTGACGCTCTCGAAGCTTCAGCCCGGCCAGACGGTCACGATACTCACGAGCGCATCGACGCATCCGCAGACGCTATCGACCGCGCTTGTCGCCACGCAGTCGATGGGCGCGGTCGTCAACCGCCTCGATCTGCTGCCGGTGAACGGCGAGAAGGCGCTGTCGCGCGATTCGCTCGCGTATCTCGGCACCACACCGCTCACGGGGAATCACGCGGCCATCGCCGCATTGAAGGCGAGCGATCTCGTGCTCGATCTGATGACGCTGTTGTTCTCGCCGGAGCAGCACGACATTCTGAAGAGCGGCACCAAGATTCTGCTCGCGGTCGAGCCACCCGAAGTGCTCGCGCGCCTCGTGCCGACCGAAGCCGATCGCACGCGCGTGCGCGCCGCCGCGAAGCGTATCGAGGGCGCGCGCCGCGTGAGCGTCAAGTCGAAGTCCGGCACCGATCTCGTGTGTCCGCTCGGCGAGTTTCCGGCGATCTCCGAATACGGTTTCGTCGATGAACCCGGCCGCTGGGATCACTGGCCGAGCGGTTTCGTGCTGACGTTCCCGAACGAAGGCGCGACGCGCGGGCAGATCGTCATCGATCGCGGCGACATTCTGCTGCCGCAAAAACGCTATGTGAACGACCCGATCACGCTGACCGTCGAAAACGGCTACGCGACGCAGATCGAAGGCGGCGTCGATGCGGCCTTGCTGCGCGACTACATGGAATCGTTCAACGATCCCGAAGGTTATGCGATCTCGCACATCGGCTGGGGATTGCAACCGCGCGCGCGCTGGTCGACGCTCGGTCTCTACGACCGCGAAGCGACCATCGGCATGGATGCGCGCGCGTTCGAAGGCAATTTCCTGTTCTCGCTCGGACCGAACAACGAGGCGGGCGGAAGCCGCACCACGACCTGTCATATCGACATTCCGCTGCGCCATTGCGACGTGATGCTCGACGGCGATCCCGTCGTGCTGAACGGCGTCGTGATGGATCGTTAA
- a CDS encoding isochorismatase family protein produces the protein MSVIESHAESGVYKSQGFGTPLPVKGNVGLLIVDFVVGFADPHTFGGGNIEPAIARTVHLLAAARRHGWPVAHSRIVYADNGSDDNIFSIKVPGMATLTEDHPNSAIVPELTPARGELVVRKTVPSAFFGTQLAPWLSQRAVQTLLVAGAVTSGCVRASVVDAMSHGFRPLVVSDCVGDRAIAPHEANLFDMAQKYAAVMPLEDALHTLESAAAAAR, from the coding sequence ATGAGCGTTATCGAAAGCCACGCCGAATCGGGCGTGTACAAAAGCCAGGGCTTCGGCACGCCGCTGCCTGTGAAGGGCAACGTGGGCTTGCTGATCGTCGATTTCGTCGTCGGCTTCGCGGACCCGCACACGTTCGGCGGCGGCAATATCGAGCCGGCCATCGCGCGCACGGTGCATCTGCTCGCGGCCGCGCGCCGCCACGGCTGGCCGGTCGCGCACAGCCGCATTGTCTATGCGGACAACGGCAGCGACGACAACATCTTCTCCATCAAGGTGCCCGGCATGGCCACGCTGACGGAAGATCATCCGAACAGCGCGATCGTGCCCGAGCTCACGCCCGCGCGCGGCGAACTCGTCGTGCGCAAGACCGTGCCTTCCGCGTTCTTCGGCACGCAGCTCGCGCCGTGGCTGTCGCAACGCGCGGTGCAGACGCTGTTGGTGGCGGGCGCGGTGACGAGCGGATGCGTGCGCGCCAGTGTCGTCGATGCGATGTCGCATGGCTTTCGTCCGCTCGTCGTGTCCGATTGCGTCGGCGACCGCGCGATTGCGCCGCACGAAGCGAATCTCTTCGACATGGCGCAGAAATACGCGGCGGTCATGCCGCTCGAAGACGCGCTTCATACGCTGGAAAGCGCCGCCGCAGCGGCCCGCTGA